In Oligoflexus sp., one DNA window encodes the following:
- a CDS encoding dihydroneopterin aldolase: MRVRSKKTGRILDEIRLRDFVVPCTIGIYPEEKLKTQPLHLQLVMYLDTSLAAKSGQLCQSVDYSSLVKEVSFILTQGHFRLIESAAEAVAAFILAPHPVDVLRGSCDAVEVEIVKPEALRGLSIPSIRIFREQGESIAAKGVPTWDMIFAAPETSLFRGIVPPQTSLRPWLPGWNVTAVMTGGAGLRIADRSLTAAEELHGDQLAEHFLNNETDEPRSFLALARRDPKTRPHAGSAASLSLLQSSML, encoded by the coding sequence ATGCGCGTACGCTCAAAGAAAACCGGTCGTATCCTCGATGAAATCCGTCTGAGGGATTTCGTTGTCCCCTGTACGATTGGCATTTATCCCGAGGAAAAGCTGAAAACTCAACCGCTGCATCTGCAGCTGGTGATGTACCTCGATACCAGTCTGGCGGCGAAGTCCGGCCAGTTGTGTCAGAGCGTGGATTACTCCTCGCTCGTCAAGGAAGTCAGCTTTATTTTGACGCAAGGACATTTTCGTCTTATCGAAAGCGCCGCCGAGGCCGTCGCCGCCTTCATCCTGGCGCCGCATCCTGTGGATGTTCTGCGCGGCAGCTGTGATGCCGTCGAAGTCGAAATCGTCAAGCCTGAAGCGCTCCGCGGCCTCAGCATTCCGTCCATCCGCATTTTCCGCGAGCAGGGTGAAAGTATCGCCGCCAAAGGCGTTCCCACCTGGGATATGATCTTCGCTGCGCCGGAGACTTCGCTTTTCCGCGGCATCGTACCGCCGCAAACCAGCCTGCGTCCCTGGCTTCCTGGTTGGAATGTGACAGCGGTGATGACTGGAGGTGCGGGTCTTCGCATCGCGGATCGCTCGCTCACGGCAGCCGAGGAACTTCACGGCGATCAGCTGGCGGAACATTTTCTGAATAATGAAACGGACGAGCCGCGCTCTTTTCTGGCTTTGGCCCGTCGTGATCCCAAAACCCGTCCGCATGCAGGTTCAGCCGCTTCGCTGAGTCTTCTCCAATCTTCAATGCTATGA